Proteins encoded together in one Terriglobia bacterium window:
- a CDS encoding YajQ family cyclic di-GMP-binding protein, with the protein MPENTFDIVSKVDMQEVANAIQNALKEVHTRFDLKDSKSEIAVEGKDAIIMSSSDEYKLKAVNDILQSKLVKRGVAIKALTYGVVEPAAGSRARQKITMQQGIPIEKAKEIVKLIKDSKKKVQASIQGDLVRVSGKDRDSLQEIIALLKGHDFGIDMQFTNYRTN; encoded by the coding sequence GTTGATATGCAGGAAGTCGCCAACGCGATCCAGAACGCGCTCAAGGAAGTCCATACGCGGTTTGATCTCAAGGACTCCAAGTCGGAGATCGCCGTGGAAGGCAAGGACGCCATCATCATGAGCTCGTCGGACGAATACAAGCTGAAAGCCGTGAATGATATCCTGCAAAGCAAACTGGTCAAGCGCGGCGTGGCCATCAAGGCGCTCACCTACGGCGTGGTGGAGCCGGCGGCGGGATCGCGTGCGCGGCAGAAGATCACCATGCAGCAGGGCATCCCGATCGAGAAAGCCAAGGAGATCGTCAAGCTGATCAAGGACTCCAAGAAGAAAGTGCAAGCTTCGATCCAGGGGGACCTGGTGCGGGTGAGCGGCAAAGACCGCGACTCTCTGCAGGAGATCATCGCGCTGCTCAAGGGCCACGACTTCGGCATTGACATGCAGTTCACCAACTATCGCACCAACTGA
- a CDS encoding polyprenyl synthetase family protein has translation MSLPASGNAKEVFELLRDDLAAIEREFGRDTVSGVRAITDIGEHLRAGGGKRIRPALLLLAAKLFPHDERSAVRLGAVVEIIHTATLVHDDIIDEAKTRRGRPAANTQWGNSKCVLAGDWLYMQAFKIAVQERNFRILDVLIELTQQMVEGELLQMEKLGKCITLDEHFDLIFRKTACLFAVSMRMGALLGKASEEQETRLGEYGRHLGLAFQIVDDVLDLTASEAVLGKPVASDLREGKVTMAVIHALERCTPLERKLVETVLQERAFISVQHEQVLEILKRYGSIQYAYDEAAKHAKAARNAICTYPDSEIKRALLTIPEFVVERSS, from the coding sequence TTGAGTTTACCGGCCTCAGGCAACGCCAAAGAAGTTTTCGAGCTGCTGCGCGACGATCTGGCGGCGATTGAGCGCGAGTTCGGGCGGGACACCGTCTCCGGCGTGCGCGCCATCACCGACATTGGCGAGCACCTGCGCGCCGGCGGCGGAAAGCGGATTCGTCCCGCGCTGCTGCTGCTGGCGGCCAAGCTGTTCCCGCATGACGAGCGTTCGGCCGTCCGCCTGGGCGCGGTGGTGGAGATCATCCACACCGCCACGCTAGTGCATGACGACATTATTGATGAGGCCAAGACGCGCCGCGGACGCCCGGCGGCCAACACTCAGTGGGGAAATTCCAAGTGCGTTCTGGCGGGCGACTGGCTGTACATGCAGGCCTTCAAAATCGCCGTGCAGGAACGCAACTTCCGCATCCTGGACGTGCTCATCGAACTGACCCAGCAGATGGTCGAGGGCGAACTGCTCCAGATGGAGAAGCTGGGCAAGTGCATCACGCTGGACGAACACTTTGACTTGATCTTCCGCAAGACCGCGTGCCTGTTCGCCGTGTCTATGCGCATGGGCGCGCTGCTGGGCAAGGCAAGTGAAGAACAGGAAACCCGCCTGGGAGAATACGGACGGCACCTGGGTCTGGCCTTCCAGATCGTGGACGATGTTTTGGACCTCACGGCCTCGGAAGCCGTGCTGGGAAAGCCGGTCGCCAGCGATTTGCGTGAAGGCAAGGTCACCATGGCGGTGATCCACGCGCTGGAGCGGTGCACTCCGCTGGAGCGCAAGCTGGTGGAGACCGTGCTGCAAGAGCGGGCGTTTATCAGCGTGCAGCATGAACAGGTTCTGGAAATACTGAAGCGCTATGGCTCCATCCAGTACGCGTACGACGAAGCCGCCAAGCACGCCAAGGCGGCGCGCAACGCCATCTGCACGTATCCGGATTCAGAGATCAAGCGAGCATTGCTCACGATTCCGGAGTTCG